TCTGTACAGCACAAATTGTTTTTCTGATCTATGCATTCTATAGCACTTTTGCACAAGGACCAGCTATTTAAGTTCTTGTGAAGCAAACCAGTCATAACTTAACTGGCCTTCTTGTCCTGCACTGGCACTGCAGAACCTTTTCAGGCAACACACTCCCACCCAAACACCTCTTTCCAAGTTGTGTTGTTCCCACCCTGCATCTAAACAAATTATTTATGCTTGTGTACAAGCACATACCAAGTCTACACTGCCCACTGCATATGAAAAATCAACGGTTTGGGTTTCTTTCATATCCAAAAACCTGGGTTAAATGTTATACTATTTTTCTATCATCATCAGTTTGGAGAGTACATACAATAAACactaattaaattaattccaGATTAATAAGGAAAAACCCCCTTTAAAATCTGATGAgaaaattttcagtaaaaaacCCTGagccaaaattaaaaacaaaaaagtcccCACATACTTATTGTAATACTATACACTTTCTTCTGAAGCCAGTTGTAtttgagaaaaatataattagttAGAGCATTCATTTACACCAGcagtttcatctcagaaaaaattaagaaaaggaGAATAATTTCAGTGTCTAGAACCTTGGTAAGAACATGAAAGTCAGTCCTactactttattttctttcaactCTAAACTGTTTACATGTCTGTAACAaaatcctgtttgttttttaagagtTCCCAACTTCAgcaaaattaaatgaaatgtaTCTTGCCCATTTCAACTGGTAATTCCCAACAAACAAGAATAATATGTAAAAACCTAGGGCAGGCCACAGTATTTAAAATTTAGGTAAATTTTTACTCCAGCACTCTTTAAAGGGTGGGGTTGGTGGGTGTTTTTGGTGCTTTGTATTGAGAGGGATTGcttctggaagaaaaacaagttccaaaacaggggttttttttcagcaaaatgaaggtttttaaaatgggaatttcaTGCAGTTTCCCAAAATGGCTCTGCTTAGCCATTAATGTAATTTATATTTAGCACAAGACCACAAACAGACAGATTGCTAGACTAGACTGTTTTAGGGAGAGCAAACCACTCTGTCTCTTTACTCAGTGTTGCTAAAATAAAGAGCATGGCAGCAACATAGGAAAGGAacacaaaatagaaaaatatgaCATTTCAAAAATACTGGTTGAAGAAATTACATTGGAAGACTGAGAACAGATCCAACCCATCCCCAAGGAAAGCCATGGGGACATCCTCAGCCAAGCTCTGGAGAGCACAGCTGGACAAACTGTACTCACACAGATCCCTGCAAATCTGAAATTACAGTTTGTACAAAATACCCCCACCTGCACACAGCAACACACCAGAGGGTCTCGTCTCTTCACCTACCCCTTGAAAATCCATCCCTTTGTGCCACCTGCTCCAGCAAAGAGCTGTCAGGAGGCACCTGCTTGTGGCTGTTCCACACTGAACATGGGCCATTGCTTCCAATAAATTCTAATTTCACCAACTTGGGGATGTTTAAATCTCCCCATTCTGGACAGTGTAACATATTTTTGCATCACGCCACTATGCTAGAAGactgaaaaacaagcaaaaagctCTTCCTGGAAATTCACGTCTAGACAGCAACTTCACAGTAATTTCTGCAGAACACTTCTTGTCCTGACACTAACTCTGGTCATTCATACTGAAACCACAGCAGAGACACTCAGACTGACTCTCAACCACGACACAAGGAGATAAAGACATGAAAATTAAACATCTGCCTCACCAACATCCCTTCAGTCTCCTCGCTCTTCTAGTTTGGCAAAGGGGAGCGTACAAATACTTCAAGTTCATACAcctcattttttaaacaatctTTAAGTGGGGATAAAGTCTTTCTTGATGTGTATTATTAAACATTCTCTGTCTCAGCATTCCAACATTTTTGTAGAAGTAAAAGTCATTGGGATACCTTATTAATTTTGAAGGCACTAAGAACACTCAGTGACTTCAAAAGCATCTTTGAAACAGAAGAATCCTGGAGAGTGGGGCTGGATTTGCAGTATTTGATGTAACTGAGCTATACAAGTTGATATAAAAACTCAAAAGCATCTTGTATTCAAAACAAACTATGTTAAAAATGCAACAGAAGGCAGTTCAACTCAGAGGTGCTTAAAAACTTCAATGAAAATTCCTAAATCCACTCCCACCCTATTTACATCAGAGTGCTGTAATTGCACAAAAACATGATCACCTTTGAAAATTCAAGTACAACCAACCTCAGATGCCCTCAGATGCAAAAAATATGTTCATTAAAATAAAGATCTGGTGTGCTAAACTAGAATAGAAGAGATTCTATATGATGAAAAGatggcaaacaaacctcacaaCACCCTGAAggagtttttgcttttttaggggaaagaatttgttttaattGGTTGGGAGTTTTTTTAGGGTACTTAAAAATGAAAGCTAGCTAAGTGATAATTTCTAAATTGCTACTGCACTTGCAATTCTTTCCCCTTGCAAAGTGTCACCCTTCTAAAATCCAACTGTCACACACAAGAACTTTAACATTGTTTTCAATGAGTTATCACTGATCACTCCTATGTGGGGAGTTTTAAGTCTACAGACTATGTTAAGTCTACAGAAAGACTTAGAATAGGGAATCTTTTCTACCCAGAAAgctgtataaataaataatttaatctgATCATTTTCATATGCTGCCAGGCTTTGGATGGATAAATATTTCCAAAGAGCTGGCGCCTCTGTTTTGGGTAGGAGTGGGTGGAATATTGCAGgattccccttccctcccccactGAAGCAGAATCTGGTCTCTATTAAAGGCATTTCAACAGTAATTCTACTGTCAGAAATATCCTGATTTTCTACAGTGTTGCAATTCTTAAAACCATCATTAACACTGATGAGATCCTGTTCCACATCTGCCAATTCTGAGTTTTACTGTCCATGCCAAGCatggcagaaaagaaaaatctaaaactTTCTTAAGGATGAAAGCTGTATAGAAATCATATTAAAATGATCATAAGGAAAGTATCTTCATTTGTGTGTAGCATAATATACATAAAAATTCACTCAGCACACATAGAACTGGCCTTTCCCATATAAAAGCCTTCAAGTACCATCTCTGTAGTGAAACCAAAGGTACTGCTGGCCCCactgaaattacagaaatagAACATAAGGCAGTCTGGATTAAGGTTTCTGCAGCTGTCAGCAATGCAATCATCAGAAGGGTGCCACTGACAAACTGCATTTCCAAGCTGACTGAGCACGCCAGCATCAGAAAATTCAATACAGGCCACAAATACAACAAACACAGGAACGCACTTTTATGCATCACTTTCTATTGAGAACTGGGTACAAGGATCATGAACACCAAATGCTTACTGATTAAAGTTCATTTGATTCTGCCCAAATGCTGCCTTAGATTGAAAAGAAGGGTAACAATGAATGATTTGGAAATCTGATTGCTCTTTAGGAATGCATTGTAAGTCTATTTCTGCTCTCTACCATCTCGTCCCAAAAGAGCCTGATTTTTATACAGTCCTAAGATCAAGAGTAAAAAAGCTTGTCTGTGAACATTTGCAGATATAAGTTCAGGACATCTTACTCCAAACACAggaatgaaaactgaaatataaaaaCCAATTATAGACCTACAAgtactggagaaaaaaaatctgttggttAGACATATCAGAGAGGCACAGTAAAATAAACAGGAAAGTATGCAAAACAACGTATTACAATTATTAAAGACTTACATTTGACATCACAAATTTGAAACAACATTTGATAATACTtttcattctacttaaacttaTTTTAAgtcagtaattttttcttttcttcctttctgtagGTGATCTATACCAGTGCTTTAGAGCTGGGACAACAACTGTTGTTGTTTCAAGAGAAAATGGGTACCAACAGCTAATAAGGACATCACTTGATAGCAACTGCCTTCTGTCTTATTAAAAGCAAGAGTGTTTTCAGAAGTTATTGcatccagctcctgcagacagCCAAGAATGTTGCTTTTTGTGTCTCAGTGTCATGTGTTTTGATGTCTGTCATGAAGCCCCAGATGCTCAATATTACCATCTCACTGTTAATTGAATTAGTGTTTTTGCACAGCCTAGCTGCAAGTGTTTTCTACACTTGGAGGAAAACTGTCTCAGAACTCCAGAAGTTATTTCAGAAAGCCTCATTCTTTTTTAACTTTCAGCATGCACATGGCTTCTGCGTAATAAGAGGAATGGGGATGAAGGGCACAGTGCAAGAAGAATATATCAAGAAAAGTTTTAAGTACATTGAGGTAAAAGACATAAGATTGGACCTAAAGTTCCTACTGTGTTGTTAACAGTAAAGCAGGCTGGCACAGGTCTTCATGAACAGCTTAAAGCTAATTCTACCTTCCTTCTGAACTTACAAGCAGGTTGTAGCTATGCTGGGACAGAATTATTCAGGCaatccagcagctgctcccagaatCCAGCAGTAGCAGGGCCTCCAAGGCAAGGATTTCACCTTTGTTACAGCTGCCATctgacctggctgcagcagtgttTGCAAGGAGACACACACCAGCCACTTCAAAGAGAGATATTATCCTCTGTGCCTATCTGTTCCCTCTCATTCTCATGCTCAGTGTCTTCCAGTTGTAGCTGGAAGGGAAGAGAACCTGTCTGATCATCCCAATTATCCAAAAGAATgccaaaagaaaagcagcttagCAATAACAATAATCAAATTTTCTAAAAACCATAGAACCAGCAGATTGATCATATTTGATTAGAGTTAAATCAGGCTCTACTGATGAAGCAAGAATTAAGAAAGAGCATTAGTAAGGGAAAGAAATTCAAAGCCTGTGTTCTCCCTATTCTCTCCTGACCTGCAGCCTGCCTTAACTTGCCAACTCCCCTTATGTATTATTACTTGTCCTCTTACAGCTCTTGCCTTTCTGGCATCTCAGAGCAGCTGGTTTCCATTCCCTTTCCTGGCTCTTCTTTTCTCAATCCCAGTAATTTCTGCTTTCATCAAGAAAGAATAAGATTCAAGACTGTGGGGCCCTGAAGAAGCAAAGAACAAGACAGGGAAActaaaactgtgaaaaaaaggaataagaCTTCCCACCAGTAAGAAAAAGGTGAGAAGACAATAAAACTAGCCTGTACAAGAAAGCAGACTGTGGCATCTGATTAAATTGGCTGGTAATTTTTCCCAAAACATGGGATAACAAGCTCCAAAAttctgcccctgcagctcccagagccttTTCTGTGTTCATGAGAAATGCACGAGGCAAGAGATTGCTCTCTCAGTATCATTTCAGAGAGAAATGGCAACTCTTTGAATAAATGTCTTTACAGCTTAAGTACCCACAGCAAAGACCAtctacagaaaggaaaaaagtacatGGTCAGAGAATTCTTATCAAAACTTTAAACAACTTGAAACCCATTTTACAAGAGTAACAAACAATGCATTTTGCAAATTTTTATATAACATCACCGAACAAGCACAATACACAACATTGtacaaacagacaaaaatggAAACAATCTAAAGTTTTGGGAAAGTACTAACCAGTTActgacagcagctgtgaaacCCTCACCTCCATTTCCTCCCGATGAGACCTGTCTCTATCCTCGAATTCACGAGTTCTTCGTCGAGCCTCTTCAAAGGCTTGTTGTGCCAATGCATCCTCCTGCTACCAAAGCAGATGACACAGAGTGACACAAAAGGTGACTCTCATTTCCAccaaatcactttttttttgaaTATTAATTACCCCTTGGCAGCAAAGTCCAGTATGTCCTGCAGGACCTGCTAGAACACAGGCAGGTTCCAGCAAATGTCAATACAGGTTAATAAAATATTACTCACCTTCACTACAGCAGTAGACATAACCAAAGCTGGAATGCAGCTACtactaaaatacattttcaaaggaGAGCTCCTGTTCCAAAGTAGCTTAAATGCTGCTGGGTTTATTTTAAGCCTAGGAATTCTCAGAAGTTCTGTGTAAAAGGCAATACATTTTATTCTCCTTATAAAAGCCATTTTGAAGACAGTGTTCACAGGTGTAGCTAGACAGAGTCCACTACGCAAACAGTGGTAATTTAATTatcttgcatttaaaaataagtattaCCAAAgttaaaaaccaaataaatccTTCATTTTACCAAAAGCTGCTGCAAGTACATCAGTATGAACATTCTTAATACTTGTGTGtcatttatattatttaaatttagatACACAGGAAAGTGCAAAGCAGAAATTAGTCCTCCACCAACCTGCACACATTCCCATACAATGGAGGAGAAACTTGCAGGGCTTCAACAGCTCTTTTGCTTATTTTCAATAATGGCTTATGCACAGGAACAAACACAGTTTGTTAAATGCATACATAAATGTTTGCATTTAACAAACTAACACTCAAAAAAACTCCTCcaaactgtattttattttagaaaatgttttaaataaagtgTTAGTAATATGTGGAGCCATTATTAATTGggttggaaattatttttcttaaagacACCTTTTAACACATTTACTGTTCCCCATCAGAATGGAAGAGTCCCATCTGAAGAGGCCCCACAAACCAGGAAGGGATAAACTGAATTGgttcctcctccttccagctcttCACCTGTAATTACTGCTAACTCTGCTGACAACTCCCACATACATGCAAATGTTATTTCAAagttgataatttttttaaaaagctgaccTTGACTGTTAGAGGACATAAACATGTAGAGAGCAAAACTAAGTTTTAATATACCTGGGGACTAAGTGCATAAATTTTTCAATTTAAGATAAAGCATCCCCAGCCTGAGAAAATGTtaaattgccttttttgccGTGGGCACAATtgtggccctggagctgctctgtgcaggggcTCCCTGGTGGCCCAAGGCAGGGAAACACAAACAGCTGCCAGGCCCCGGCTCTGCTTTCTGGGGAGGCATGGGCAATGTTTAAAGCTGCCAACAAGATCATACTTTAACACCATAGATCTTTTTAAGATTAGAATTTCGCCCTTTACAGCCATTTTAGTGTTCATACAAGGCATAGAAACCAGGGTTAGAGAgtggaaaataaatttgttcTTAATAATGCAGAAGGTTAGAGAGAACAGATAAGCTCGTGTCCCAGATGACTCCAGAAAAGCTACCTTAGTTTTAGCTTACAAAAGAGATATATGGCTTTATTGCCTTCTATTTTAAATCAGATTTaaattgaagattttttttattgaaggTTTTCGCATTTTACCGTCATTTAGAGTGGTTATGACATACAGCCTTGGatggaatattttaaagaaatggtCATAACCAAAAGAAACTAAATTAGAAATGCATGGGAAAAAATCAGTATGTTGACATCCAGAATGAAGATGTGCTGACAGCTGAAGCACTGGTTTGCTCATGTCTGAGAAAGGGATAAAAGCATTAGAACTTTTTTAGTAAAACAAAACTCTGCTCTATTCTTGGTGGTACGTTATAACAAATCAACCAACAACACTACTTTATACAACAAGAATttaacaaagattttttttaagtgtctcTCAATTCTAGTAATAATAGCCAAGCAAATTCAGCTGTATGACACCAAATAACAGACATCTTAGTTTTATTCTCTTAAAATGTTCCTGGTATAAATTTACAAAGAAAAGTAAGAATAAGCAAAACATGAGCAACAGAATGAGCAATCAACATGACAacagaataaaaccaaaccTCCCAgtctagaaaataaaattttaaaaaatattaaaaaagagaagCTTACACATACCCACACTTACACACAAatcctcacagcagcccagTAGGAAAGGACTTGGTGAGACAGCAAGATGCATGAGGACAGAAGAGGTGCAAAAATACTGAAGACAGAAACAGTCTCTTAAAGACACTCAAATACCAAATCCAGGGACATTTCAGCCCCAAGAGGGAAGATACTCAAGCATGTATGTACAGCTTTGTGTGTGTTGGTCCATCAAAGTCTGAGCAAGCAGTAGAACCAGAGCTTTCAGTAACAAAAAACAAGACCACTTAGTAGCAAGACATGGATAGGCTCTGGATTAAGTGGAAAAACCAGCAGCTTAACaggtaaaattaaaatatttctatgttAACACATGTGGATTCCCTTCCTAAAGTATTTTTTGGCCCAGTGAAGGGTAGTATGTTTTCCAAAGTAcgacagcaaagaaaaattttatttgacCCCAGCATTAGTATGAAGTGGTAAGAGACAGGAAAATACAAGAGCAGTATATTTGCTTAAGACAAGCTTCCAAAAAATGAGGGGGGTGTGAAGGGCAGCTGGACCTCTTACAAAGGATAGTGGGTACACAGGCAATACCACATGAGGCACTTGAGCCCCTTCTGACATCAGGGTTATTTTGGGATCAAAGTCAGCAGTTCAGTCAACTGCCATTAGCAATATTACAACAGTTTTAAACAAGGAAGCAGTGACAGatacaggaaaaaggaaactgaaGAATGTAAAAGATTGCCCAAATGCTTACAATACTAACACATATAAGGGTGCAGCTACTCCTGTGTCTGTATGACACTGGGCACCCTTAGGTACTACGGCTGTAGGAAACAGAATGAGCATTGATGACCTCGCAGTCACCAAGAATCACAAACTAAAAACAAGTTACACACCTGTAACTGAGTACAAACATCTCTGGAGATCCACACAGTGCAacacctgcagctcagcaccctgcactcacagctcaggagagcactgacaCCTGAGAGCATGCACACATCCCCTCACACATACAAAGAGTAAATCACAACCTCTGTGCACAAACACTTCCTGAAGACAGCAAAAGGGAATTGTTAAGTGTTGTTAAGACAGCATATACACATTGGGAAACTAAAGTAATCCAAGCACTTACAAAAGCATTTATTGGGAAATtaagaggagaaaaattaaaCCTACTGGTCACCTGACCCCTCTCCTTTTTGGAAGGGTGCTCACTTTCTTCAGGCACTCTCTAGTTTTGGAAAGGGTGACACTGTCTCCTCCTGAGTGCATGTTCCCATCAGCCCACTCTCAGTTCAGAATTATTATCAAATTTATTAACTACAGATCAAGAACTTGGGATCTATGTTAATTCCTCAGGGCTATTCTCTGGCTGTGTAAGGCATTACAGCCTGAAGGTCCCCTAATGCATGGAGTCCACAGCAGTgactctgctgcagctgaactgaGCTTGCCCAAGTCACTGACACAGCTTTGAAAGAGGTGAATGCACAACAAGAGTGGATTTAGAGTAAAAGCTTTGGTCTGTGGCTTTTCTCATGGATTCACAAAGGGTGGCAGGACTATTCTCTCTTTCTAGGCATCATGGAGGAAGCGTTCAGGGCTGGGACTTTGGCACAAAGTGCTTCTATTTAATCCCAAACATAGTCACATTAACATCACCTCATTAATATGCAAATTAGTGTCTTAAGTTAGGGAGAGGCAAGGCACAATAGAAGAGTGTTCTTGGCATTTTGGAGGAATCAAagctttaaaatactttattacTCTGTAGCATAGTAACAGTGCAAAATCACTCAAAGTTCTAAATTACAAACTATTCCTGGCCCTAACATTTTGACCTAATGCAGCTAAAGTAGTGTTTTGCTACAACCACATGTTTCTGAACTTCCATACTGCAAGTTTTCTCTGGAGTTTGTACTCAGAGTGAAGGCAAAAACTGTTTCCCTCCAGAAGAACAAACAAATATGTGAGTAGTCCAGGGCAGACTGCCTTACCTGCGCTCTCTCTTCATCAAATTCCAGGCAGCCCATACCATCCAGTCTCTGGAGATCTATCCAGCCTTTCCAGATTACACAGACACCATTGAGAATCATAGGTGCCTTCAAGTACACCtggaataaaagcaaaacacatgCTATGAATTTGCAAGCTCTTACACATGTGCCTGCACAACGAAAATACTGATGCAGGAAGCTTCTATATGTATTCTTAGAAGAACATCCAAACCAGCTGGTAACATGAGACTCCATTTAACAGCTTCTACTGCTTCCTTTCCAAGAACTCATTTTAATCAACTGAGTGCTTTAACTTTTGCCTACTGTACTGGATGGAATAAATTTAAGTTGTGTTCTCATTTTATAAACTGGCATGCACCAGGATTTAGTTAGAATTCTTATGCTTGCAGTTAAACCAGGAGTTTTTCTTGTCAGCTTACCTTTGAGTCACAAAGGAAGTGGCATGCTGCCAGACAGGGAGGTTCCTACAGCACATCTAAATAGTTAAATGAGCATTCTCCTTCCTACTCCCAAGAAACACTGTATTTTATCCCAATAAATGAGTGATTTCAACAAAGACCAAGCATTGGTTTCAGTCCTCCTCAAATTTGCAAACTACTCAAAGTTCAGTAAAATACACAACATACACATTGTGCTAAAAATAAGGAAGTCTTCCTGTGAAAGGCTTTTCAAAAGAAGCAACACCAGCTGATGAAAACCCAGCACTAATGCGCACTGTGccttgtgctgcagcacagaataaTGTGTGATCTTAAGGCCCTACATCCAGATAACAGTACTCAAAGTGATGTCACAAAGGAActtaaaaagaagcaaatacAAAACTACATGAGTTTGACATGTTATACCTCATAATATCCCTTTTAAACAAAACAGTCACAGTAAAATTACCTGAATtgtacagaaaagaaaacaaaagttagAAAAATCAACCTTCAATAGTTATTTCAGCCTACTTGGCAAGTCAAAACCTCTCATGGGACAGGAGTTTGTCCATATTGAATCACAAGAGAGGCaaagctgcacacacacctgcacCTACTTCAGATTTTGTCCACTGAATATGAATTTGGTAATTGACAAGACTGCTTAGACACTCCAAATCCATCTGAGTTTTTTTCAGccttcaggagcagctggggctcagctAGGTAGGGAACTTTCAGACAGTGCCTCTCTAACAGCTCTAAATTAATCCTCTGGCAAATCCTCATCAAAGCGTAATTGATGTTTAGCACTATAACGCATTTCAAAGCGCCCCCACTGAGCCTGCCTGCTCAGTTCCACACTTACCAGCTAAGGTCACTCAAGTGAAAAAAGAGAGGGCTCCAGGAGGCACAGAGGAAGGGAAGCCCCCCTCATGcaaaggctgtgctggcagaatTAAGCACTGAACAACATGAAAGGCAACCCACGGGTGGAAAACAGGGAGCAAATAACATGAATTGAACTGACAAACAAGTAATGTTAtttgccaaagaaaacaaacatgatTTTTACAACTTATCACAATTTGGTATGAAGTGACA
This portion of the Ammospiza nelsoni isolate bAmmNel1 chromosome 13, bAmmNel1.pri, whole genome shotgun sequence genome encodes:
- the CBFB gene encoding core-binding factor subunit beta isoform X1; this encodes MPRVVPDQRSKFENEEFFRKLSRECEIKYTGFRDRPHEERQARFQNACRDGRSEIAFVATGTNLSLQFFPASWQGEQRQTPTREYVDFEREGGKVYLKAPMILNGVCVIWKGWIDLQRLDGMGCLEFDEERAQQEDALAQQAFEEARRRTREFEDRDRSHREEMELQLEDTEHENEREQIGTEDNISL